In Erythrobacter sp. KY5, the DNA window CCGCGCTGACGTCTACGAGCCCGAAATGGTCTATTGGGGCACCGAGGAAAAGTGGGTCGACACGGGCGCGGAAACGCGCATCCAACCCGATGAAGGCCGGGCGCTCGAAAACCCGCTCGCCGCGATCCAGATGGGTCTCATCTACGTCAATCCGGAAGGCCCCGGCGGCAACCCGCATGACGACGAAGGCGCCGCGCGCGACCTTCGCGAGACCTTCGCCCGCATGGCCATGAACGACGAGGAAACGGTCGCTCTGACCGCAGGCGGACACGCTTTCGGCAAGGCCCATGGCGCACAGCCCTCCGACACGTTCGGCGGCGCTCCCGAAGGCGAGGCGCTCGAACTGATGGGCTTTGGCTGGCTCAACGATGCCGAGGAAATCGGCAAGGGCCACATCACCACTTCGGGCATCGAAGGCGCGTGGTCAAACAACCCGACCTCGTGGAGCCACGACTACCTGCGGCTGCTGTTCAAGTATGATTACGAACTGGTGCAAAGCCCGGCGGGCGCGAACCAGTGGCAGCCGATCAATCAGGAAGAAGCCGACATGGCGCCTGATGCGCGGGACCCTTCGAAAAAGGTCCCGACGATGATGACCACCGCCGACATGCAGCTGAAACGCGATCCCGAATACCGCAAGATCGCCCAGCGCTTCATGGAAAACCCTGAACAACTCGACGACGCCTTTGCGCGCGCATGGTTCAAGCTGTGCCACCGCGATATGGGCCCCAAGGTCCGCTATCAGGGCCCCGAAGTGCCCGAAGAAGACCTGATCTGGCAGGACCCGGTACCCGCCGGAACCGCGCCTTCGGACAGCGATGTCTCCGCGTTCAAGGACGCGATCCTTGGCTCGGGCCTTTCGGTCAGCGAACTTGTGAAAGCGGCCTGGGCGTCGGCTTCGACCTATCGCAGGTCCGACCACCGCGGCGGTTCGAACGGAGCGCGCGTGCGCCTTGCCCCGCAAAAGGACTGGGCTGCGAACGACCCCGAAGAACTGGCGAAGGTTCTGAGCACAATCGACGAGCATCGCGGTTCGATAAGCATGGCCGATGCGATCGTGCTTGCAGGTGCCGCAGCGGTCGAGAAGGCGGCCACAGATGCGGGCTTCAGCGTCTCGGTCCCGTTCACCGGAGGGCGCGGCGATGCCACCGACGAGATGACCGACGCCGAGAGCTTTGAGCCGCTGGAGCCGTTTGCCGATGGTTTCCGCAACTACCTCAAGACCAAGGCAAGCGTGAAGACCGAGGACATGCTGATCGACAAGGCGCATCTTCTGGGCCTCTCGATCCCCGAAATGACCGTATTGGTCGGCGGGATGCGGGCTCTGGGCGCGGTGAGCAAACATGCCGAGCACGGCTCCCGGATCGGCGTCCTCACCGACCGTCCCGGCCAGCTAACCCCGGACTTCTTCACCAACCTGCTCGACATGGGCACCCGGTGGGAAGTGGTCGATGGTTCGGGCGATGAAGAATATGTCGGCTCCGACCGCAAGACCGGTGAAGAGAAGTACCGCGCAACCCGCACCGACCTTATCTTTGGCTCCAACTCGCAACTGCGCGCGCAGTGCGAGGTATATGCCGAAAGCGGCAGCGAGGAGAAGTTCGTGCATGACTTCATCGCCGCCTGGAACAAGGTCATGAACGCAGGCTGCTTCGCCATCTGAGCGACTGTCTCAACCAGCCCCCCAGCCCTGACCGCGATTGCAAACAAGGTCAGGGTCGCAAGAGGCCTCCGGCTTTCCTCCGTCCAAGGAAAGGAAAACCGGGGGCCTTTCTCGTATGCGGGCGCAGCGCTATTGTCGGCACCTGGGAGCAGGACAGAGGAGACGCGGGTGCAACCGGTAACAGTCGTGAGAGCAGGTGAGGATCGGCGCGAGGCGGTGGTGCGCACGATAACGCTCGGCTTTGCGACCGATCCGGTGGCGCGCTGGGTCTGGCCCGATCCTGCGACCTATCTCGAAATCCAACCGCAATTCGTCGACGCCTTTGGCGGAAACGGCTTTGCGCATGACAGCGTCTACGAAACGCAATGCGGGCGCGCGGCCGCCATGTGGCTCCCGCCTGAGGTGGAGCCGGATGGCGAGCGCATGCAGATGCTCGCCGCGCAAAGCGTCGCTCCTGAGCGCATGGAGGAGATCGGCGCCTTCATGGCGCAGATGGACGATTTTCACCCCGCGGAGCCATGCTGGTACTTACCCATGATCGCGGCCGATCCTTTTGCGACGGGACAGGGGCTGGGTGCGGCGCTGATGAAACATGCACTCGCCGTGGTCGATGAAAGCGGGATGCCTGCCTATCTTGAATCGTCCAATCCGCGAAACATCTCGCTTTACGAACGCCACGGTTTTGAGGCGATTGGGGAGATCCAGCACGGCTCCTCGCCGGTGATGACCCCGATGGTTCGCGCGGCGCGCGCCTAGATCCAGCTTGCCGCCTTCAATTCGCTGACCTGCGCACGTGCAACCGGCGCTTCGATCCCGGTTTCAAGGACGAGGCGGACATTGCGCCCTTCGCGCTTGACGTCCTCGACCGCGAGGCGCGCAACCCACCAGCTGCGATGGACCTGCCGCCCTTCGATATGAGCGACATGCACCATCGCATCGCGCAGCCGCATCAGCACCAGCTCAGACCCCAGCGGCGTATGGACGCGCACGTAATGGTCCTCCATCTCCAACGCGATCACATCGCTGCCAAGTTCGGGCGACAACTGGTCGAGAAGCGGGTTTTCGGCCCGGCTCGCCTCGCTTGTGGCGGACCGCACCTCGGCGCTGCCACCGACCACGACCTCCTCGATCCGGTCTTTTGGCTTAGGCGGTTCCTCCCGGCTTCGCGCGCCCAGCACATTAAAAAGCAGCGTCACCGCTCCCCCTATTACGAAAACGTAGGAATAGGTCGTCAGCGCCTCTTCGAGCGGCGGCATCGGCGGCCAGTCGGGCATGAATTGCACGATGTAGACAAGCGCAGCCATCGGCACCGTCGCAATCAGCACTCCGACGAACCACAAGGGCGCGATCGGCAGATCGAGCGCCCTGTGAGCGCGATCGACAAAAAATCCCATCGGCGAATAGATTGCATAGCCCGCAAAGGCGAAGGCCAGCCACGAGATCAACCGCACGGCAAGAGGCTGATCAATCGAGCCGAAGGGGCCGATCACGGCAAGGAAGACGCCGATCACCGCCATGATGGCAAGATCGGACAAGGTCTTGCGCAGAAACAGCCTGCCCCTGCCCATATCCGTGCCCGTCGACTGTTCGCGTGAAGCCTGCGCCATGGCCCAGAAATGCCTGCCCGTTCGCGCTTCGTAAAGTGGCAAAGCTCGGCAATCTGCGGGTTTTGCGCGCCATTTCGCGAAGCGGCGCGCCGATCCGCGAAGGGGCGATTGCCGGCGAACGGGCGCGCGGCACGGTGGCTGCAACGCCTTACCCAAACGGAGAAACAGCTATGACCGCAGCCATCACCTCAAACCCCCTCGCAGCTCTCAAGCGTTACAACGAGCCTGCCGGCGTCATGGATCTTGGACCGGTGACGCGCGCTCTCGTGCTGGTGTCGGGCACGCTGATGACGGCGGTCTGCATTCTCGCCATCGCCCGCGCTTTGCTAGGCTTCACGCCAGACCAGCCGCATCTCGGAAACGTGGCGGTCATGTTCCATATCGTGACGGTTATTCCGTGCGTTCCGCTTGGTCTTTACCTGCTCATCGCTCGCAAGGGCACGCCGATGCACAAACAGCTCGGCAAGCTCTGGGTCGCCCTGATGGTCATCACGGCAACATCGACCCTGTTCATCCATGACGGCATGGCGCTTTCGTGGATCCACATCTTCGTGCCGTTCACCTATCGCGCTTCATGGCTGATCGTGAAGACAGCGCGTGCGGGCGATATCAAGGGTCACAAGGCGGAAATCGTCAGCCTGTTCCTTGGGGCGCTGATGATCCCCGGCATCTTCAGCTTCGCCATTCCGGGCCGTCTGATGAACGTGATGCTGTTCTGGTAAGCTACGATCAGCGCGGGCGCCTCAGCACAAGGTAGAGCGCGCCTTCGCCGCCATGGCGGATATGCGCGCGGCGGACCGCAGCGATGGCATCGGCGTGATGGCTCGCGGCAAGCCAGTCGAGCAGCTTGGCCCGGATCGCCCCGCGCTTGGTCGACCTGTCAGCAGGGTCGGCTGGCCGCTCTCGCCCCGCGATTACCAGGACCACGCGCGCTCCCATGCTGCGCGCCTGGTCGATCCCGTCCATGATCCGGCCATAGGCGGCATCGAGCGTGTGGCCATGCAGGTCGAGCGTGTAGTCGGGCGCGATCTGGCCTGCCTTGAGCTTGCGGTTCCAGTGCGAATCGAGACCCGGGTCAGGCTTTATGCGGCGCGGCGTCGCCGGCGCAGGTTGTGGGCGGGCCGTAGTAGCAGCCGCAGGTCTCGCCTTGGAAGGTGCGGGCTTCGGCGGGGCGGGTTTGGCTACCTGTTTCGCGGGCGCATCGGTTGCTGGCTGAGAGGGTACGCGCTTGCCCGGTAACGGCGTCACGCTTTGCGCAAGCGCCGCCCATGCGGTCTGCTCCGCTTCGCTAAGGCCGCGAGGGACGCTCATCGCCGGTCGTTGAGGCGTGCGACAGTGCCCTTGGGAAGCAACAGGAGCGCTCTACCGCGAGCGCTCATCCCGCCAGCGATCTCGCGGGCATCGGCGCCTGCACCCCAGAAGGTGTCGAAGCGGTTCGCTCCCTTGATCGCGCCGCCCGTATCCTGTGCGATCCAAAGCCCGTCGGCAACGTCGCGGTCAAGGTCGAGCCAGACCGGCGCTCCGAGCGGCACGAAGGCGGGGTCCGCCGCGACCGAAGCCTCGCGCCGAACGGGCACACCAAGCGCACCCAGAGGGCCATCGCCGTTCAATTCGCGGAAGAAGATCCAACTCTTGTTGAGGCGCATGAGTTCGCGGCCCTCGCGCGGGTTTTCGCGGATATAGGCCATGATGCCCTGCATCGATCCGGGATATTGCCCCGGCCCATCGCCGAGCAATCCGCGCTCACGCATGACGCCGCCAATGCCGGTATATCCGCGCCCGTTCTGTCCTTCATAGCCAATGCGGATGACTTCGCCCTCGGGCGTGCGGAGGCGGCCCGAACCCTGGATCTGCAAAAAGAAGAACTCGACCGGATCGGCTGCCCAGCCGATAACCCGCACGCGGCCTTCGAGAGCGCCATCCTCGATCTCGGCACGTTCGTAATAGGGGACGAAATTGCCGTCATCGTCATAACGGCCCAGCGGCGCGCGGCCTTCGCGTTCGGACAGGGGCGTATCGGCAGGCCATGATCGCACGAGGTCGTCGGGCATGGCATAGACCGGCACGTTATATCCGGGACGCCGCGTGCGGCTGCCGAGAATTTCCGGCTCGAAATAACCGGTCGCAAAGGCGTTGCCATCGCCGATGCGGGCGGTTTCGAAATGTTGCTGGAAAAAGCGCGGCGCATCGCCGACCGGCCAGTTGATCGCGGCCTCGCACGATGGGCGCCAGTCTGCGCCATAGGCGAGCCCGCTGCGGTCTTCGCGCGCGAGCAATTGCGGGCAGCTTTCGATGTAGCTTGCAAGCGCGGTCCCCGCATCTTCGCGAGACAGCTGCAATGTGCCGACACTTGGGCCGCGTATGACACCAGCCAGCGCAGCGTTGGCAGCGGCGCTGACGGCCGGTGGCGGCGTCATTACGACGGGACGCGGCGGATTGCTTTCGGGAACGAGCCGGACGCAGGCAGTGAGAAGGACAAGCGCGGTCAGCGCTGTGCCAATCCCTGCGCCGACAGATTTGAAACTGCGCGTTCTGGTGTCAGGCCCGCCGAGCCAGATCACCCCGGCATCAGACGCGCGCCCGCCCCACACGCAGGATCAGCCTTCGTCGGTTTCGTCGAGAACCCAGTTGGGATCGCGCGAGCCGATATTGCGGCTGAAGGTCCACACGTCGCGGCTTTCGATTGCATCGTCGAGCGAACCGGCGACCACGACGCCATCCTTGTCGCGCGTCACCGCTGCGATGTCGGCGACAAACAGCACCGCGATGCGGGCCATGCGACCGTCCATCGAAGCCGAGTGAATGCGGGTTTCCTCGATACGGATAAGCTTGTTTTCGAGCGTGTGCCCCGCTTCCTCACGCGCGTCGATGGCAGCGGAGAAACCGGCATAGACATCGTCATCGCACAATTCGCGCAGGGTTTCCTTGTCGCCTTGCCAGAAGGCTTCGAGGACCATTTCGTATGCGCCCTTCGCTCCGTCCATGAACTGGCCGATGTCGAACGAGCGGTCGGCATTGGCGATTTCACGCACGCCGCGCTCGACCGCAGGCATCACGCCTTCGAGTTCGATTGCGCGCTGGGGCGCAGGCTGTGCGGGCTGTCCGGCAACCGGCGTCTGAGCCTGAGGCTTGTCACCAGCGTCGAAGCGCTGCGGTACAGATTCCTCTTCATGCTCTGCACGGCGACCGAGCACGGAATAAAGCCTCAGCCCGAGAAAGGCCGCAATCATGGCGAGGATGACGATTTCTAGAATCACGTTCGTACCTTGATACCCTTTCGGTGCGGGGCCCTTTCGCTCGGGGGCGATGCACCTGATCTTGTCCAGACAACCATCTTTCTGACAGCTTCACCCTAACAATACATAGTTACGGCGCGTGTTCCAGCCAGATGCGTCTCGTCCCATAAATAGGCATGAAATTCAATTCGCCAACGTCAAATAGGGTGCAGTTCGGCGCGAAGTGGTGCCGTGATGGCGCAATCAAGGGTCGTCTTTCGCGCGACAGACGTTTGGGAGGCTGCCCATTGCTTGTCGCACCCGCCCCTGCTAGGCGCGCGCCCTTGACGAAATCAACGTTTTGCAAGGGGCCGGGCAACCGGGCTTGCACGGCGACATCAGACAAACTTACGAAAGACGCGACACATGGCCGAAGAAGGCGACATTCTCACCGACCTCAACAATCCGGGCGCAGGCGCAAATGGCGCGGACAACCAGCCGGCAGCCGGGATCATCACCCAGTATGTGAAGGACATGTCGGTCGAAAACCCGAATGCGCCCGAAGTTTTCCAGTGGACCGATGCGCCCAAGGTCGACGTGCAGTTCAATATCGGCGCTCAGCCCAAGGGCGAGCAGGTCACCGAAGTCGAACTGAAGATCAACGTCACCGCCACCACCGACAAGGGCCCGGCCTACATCGTCGAGCTTTCCTATTGCGGCCTCGTCGGCCTGCGCAACATTCCCGATGAGCAGGCGCACGCCTTCCTCTTCGCCGAAGCGCCGCGCATCCTGTTCCCCTTCGCTCGCCGCGTTGTTTCAGACGCCGTTCGCGATGCAGGCTTCCCGCCATTGAACGTCGATCCGATCGACTTCAATGGCCTTTACATCCAGCAGCTTCAGGCACGCCGCCAGCAGGAAGCGGGCGCAGGTGGCGACACCCCGCCGGCCCCTTCGGGCGACGCGTAAGCTGGACCTGAACGCGGGCCTTTAGGGATGAGCCTGCTCAAAAATGTCGGGACCATCGGGTCCCTGACTATGCTCAGCCGCATTGCCGGAATGGCGCGCGAGATGATCTTCTCGCGCGTCCTCGGTGCCAATGCGGTGACCGACGCATGGTTTCAGGCATTCATCATCCCCAATGTCTTTCGCCGCCTGTTTGCCGAGGGTGCGTTCTCGGCCGCCTTCGTGCCGATGTTCTCTAAGCGGCTGCACGGTCATGACGATCCGGAAAAAGGGCTGGAGGAAGCGCGTTCGTTCAGCGCCGATGTGCTGAGCGTTTTCCTCCCTGTGCTGATCGCTCTGGTCGCGGTTTTCGAGATCGCGATGCCGGGGGTAATCTGGCTCTTGAGTGAGAAGCCGGTCGATCCGGAAACCTATCCGCTTGCGGTCGATTTCGCGCGGATCATGTTCCCCTACATCATCCTCGTCAGCCTCGTGACGTTGTTTACAGGTATGCTGAACAGCGTCTCGCGTTTTGCGCCCGGAGCAAGCTTTCCGATCATCCTCAACATCGTCCTGATCGCGGCGCTGCTTACGGGCGAATGGTTTGCCGACAACACCGGGGCGAGCGTCGAGCAGATCGCCTACGGCATCGCGTGGGCGGTGACGGGCGCGGGGGTGATGCAGCTTGCGTGGCTCTACTACTGGACGCGGGTCGAGGGTTTCAGGCCAAAGCTGCTGTGGCCGCGCATCACGCCTGAAGTGAAGCGCCTCGGCATCATTGCTCTTCCCGCAGCGATTGGC includes these proteins:
- the katG gene encoding catalase/peroxidase HPI, which produces MDAKTGEMSGCPFHGDGGTRTLLGRTNMDWWPETTQLDLLTEEGKSANPYGEDFDYASAFNAIDYQALKDDLTALMTDSQDWWPADYGHYGPFFIRMAWHAAGTYRTGDGRGGAGSGQQRFAPLNSWPDNGNLDKARRLLWPIKQKYGKGISWADLYILAGNVAIESMGGPVFGFGGGRADVYEPEMVYWGTEEKWVDTGAETRIQPDEGRALENPLAAIQMGLIYVNPEGPGGNPHDDEGAARDLRETFARMAMNDEETVALTAGGHAFGKAHGAQPSDTFGGAPEGEALELMGFGWLNDAEEIGKGHITTSGIEGAWSNNPTSWSHDYLRLLFKYDYELVQSPAGANQWQPINQEEADMAPDARDPSKKVPTMMTTADMQLKRDPEYRKIAQRFMENPEQLDDAFARAWFKLCHRDMGPKVRYQGPEVPEEDLIWQDPVPAGTAPSDSDVSAFKDAILGSGLSVSELVKAAWASASTYRRSDHRGGSNGARVRLAPQKDWAANDPEELAKVLSTIDEHRGSISMADAIVLAGAAAVEKAATDAGFSVSVPFTGGRGDATDEMTDAESFEPLEPFADGFRNYLKTKASVKTEDMLIDKAHLLGLSIPEMTVLVGGMRALGAVSKHAEHGSRIGVLTDRPGQLTPDFFTNLLDMGTRWEVVDGSGDEEYVGSDRKTGEEKYRATRTDLIFGSNSQLRAQCEVYAESGSEEKFVHDFIAAWNKVMNAGCFAI
- a CDS encoding N-acetyltransferase; its protein translation is MQPVTVVRAGEDRREAVVRTITLGFATDPVARWVWPDPATYLEIQPQFVDAFGGNGFAHDSVYETQCGRAAAMWLPPEVEPDGERMQMLAAQSVAPERMEEIGAFMAQMDDFHPAEPCWYLPMIAADPFATGQGLGAALMKHALAVVDESGMPAYLESSNPRNISLYERHGFEAIGEIQHGSSPVMTPMVRAARA
- a CDS encoding LytTR family DNA-binding domain-containing protein, which translates into the protein MAQASREQSTGTDMGRGRLFLRKTLSDLAIMAVIGVFLAVIGPFGSIDQPLAVRLISWLAFAFAGYAIYSPMGFFVDRAHRALDLPIAPLWFVGVLIATVPMAALVYIVQFMPDWPPMPPLEEALTTYSYVFVIGGAVTLLFNVLGARSREEPPKPKDRIEEVVVGGSAEVRSATSEASRAENPLLDQLSPELGSDVIALEMEDHYVRVHTPLGSELVLMRLRDAMVHVAHIEGRQVHRSWWVARLAVEDVKREGRNVRLVLETGIEAPVARAQVSELKAASWI
- a CDS encoding DUF2306 domain-containing protein, yielding MAKLGNLRVLRAISRSGAPIREGAIAGERARGTVAATPYPNGETAMTAAITSNPLAALKRYNEPAGVMDLGPVTRALVLVSGTLMTAVCILAIARALLGFTPDQPHLGNVAVMFHIVTVIPCVPLGLYLLIARKGTPMHKQLGKLWVALMVITATSTLFIHDGMALSWIHIFVPFTYRASWLIVKTARAGDIKGHKAEIVSLFLGALMIPGIFSFAIPGRLMNVMLFW
- a CDS encoding Smr/MutS family protein is translated as MSVPRGLSEAEQTAWAALAQSVTPLPGKRVPSQPATDAPAKQVAKPAPPKPAPSKARPAAATTARPQPAPATPRRIKPDPGLDSHWNRKLKAGQIAPDYTLDLHGHTLDAAYGRIMDGIDQARSMGARVVLVIAGRERPADPADRSTKRGAIRAKLLDWLAASHHADAIAAVRRAHIRHGGEGALYLVLRRPR
- a CDS encoding murein transglycosylase A, whose protein sequence is MGTALTALVLLTACVRLVPESNPPRPVVMTPPPAVSAAANAALAGVIRGPSVGTLQLSREDAGTALASYIESCPQLLAREDRSGLAYGADWRPSCEAAINWPVGDAPRFFQQHFETARIGDGNAFATGYFEPEILGSRTRRPGYNVPVYAMPDDLVRSWPADTPLSEREGRAPLGRYDDDGNFVPYYERAEIEDGALEGRVRVIGWAADPVEFFFLQIQGSGRLRTPEGEVIRIGYEGQNGRGYTGIGGVMRERGLLGDGPGQYPGSMQGIMAYIRENPREGRELMRLNKSWIFFRELNGDGPLGALGVPVRREASVAADPAFVPLGAPVWLDLDRDVADGLWIAQDTGGAIKGANRFDTFWGAGADAREIAGGMSARGRALLLLPKGTVARLNDRR
- a CDS encoding Tim44/TimA family putative adaptor protein, coding for MILEIVILAMIAAFLGLRLYSVLGRRAEHEEESVPQRFDAGDKPQAQTPVAGQPAQPAPQRAIELEGVMPAVERGVREIANADRSFDIGQFMDGAKGAYEMVLEAFWQGDKETLRELCDDDVYAGFSAAIDAREEAGHTLENKLIRIEETRIHSASMDGRMARIAVLFVADIAAVTRDKDGVVVAGSLDDAIESRDVWTFSRNIGSRDPNWVLDETDEG
- the secB gene encoding protein-export chaperone SecB; the encoded protein is MAEEGDILTDLNNPGAGANGADNQPAAGIITQYVKDMSVENPNAPEVFQWTDAPKVDVQFNIGAQPKGEQVTEVELKINVTATTDKGPAYIVELSYCGLVGLRNIPDEQAHAFLFAEAPRILFPFARRVVSDAVRDAGFPPLNVDPIDFNGLYIQQLQARRQQEAGAGGDTPPAPSGDA